One region of Candidatus Leptovillus gracilis genomic DNA includes:
- a CDS encoding serine/threonine protein kinase, whose amino-acid sequence MTQLPSSWIGCTLNGRYHIESLLGRGGMSTVYRATDPNLQRVVAIKLIHPHLTENPQFVQRFEQEATAVARLRHPNIVQVHDFNHHEGVYYMVLEYIPGETLAQKLETLNQAQAHMLPAQSVRILADLCLAVDYAHQRRMVHRDLKPANVMINRLGEPVLMDFGIAKLLGSPLANLGEDGLGTARYMSPEQIQGQEVDHRADIYALGVMLWEMLTGQPPFNGRSTEEILANHLNQRVPDILEGLGDVIPPALTAVISTALAKDPAYRYQSAADMATTLQTATLYLQELSGPLGVRHWQHLSRLLQQAQTAAETDDHLGCLEKLDELERTGADFAPEQVAHLRQAAQTRLYEQAVHLFQSGRFDDSLTLVDRLAQFSPDLPNLDHLETQIRQGQKTASLQTTLDQLYDEAIAYLRQGEYEAALAKWRDVQAQHGRLAYSDRLQVERLAKEGICASLYSRALTAVSTNRPEEALRLWEEIQATDADYPDLGDVAAQAQQLLHQRRQQVTWQRRLLYAVPALLLLGLAAFWLLRGRADVAASAPMPTATQLLATPQPTQTAVPAATPTAPPTAVPPTTIPAVLPPASPTPTTAPTTEATAVPTRPPNIAQANADASIFASPNTSSLELAVVAAGEQVQVLGRSEVRNWLFVDNGQVAGFIFQPLLLWDGDVAALPVYTYTDAAPADDAAPADDAAPALASPTPPSTSSSVITPLKIDLWGLAGTARCSGGRWSQSVFVQGQGGNGRYRYYWNDQLLAGPTSASHTFTVNSGGGVVIGVGRVVSGDGQTAERELFIPIPTCASGS is encoded by the coding sequence ATGACGCAATTACCTTCCAGTTGGATTGGCTGCACGCTTAACGGCCGTTACCACATCGAGTCCCTGTTGGGGCGCGGTGGAATGTCTACCGTTTACCGGGCGACAGACCCCAATTTACAGCGCGTCGTCGCCATCAAACTCATCCATCCCCATCTCACCGAAAACCCACAGTTTGTCCAACGCTTTGAGCAAGAGGCAACGGCCGTTGCCCGCCTACGCCACCCCAACATCGTCCAGGTACACGATTTTAACCACCATGAAGGCGTCTATTACATGGTGCTGGAATACATACCCGGCGAAACCCTGGCGCAAAAGCTAGAAACCCTCAACCAGGCGCAGGCCCATATGCTGCCCGCCCAAAGCGTGCGCATTTTGGCCGATTTATGTCTGGCGGTAGATTACGCCCACCAGCGCCGTATGGTCCACCGCGACCTGAAACCGGCCAATGTGATGATCAACCGGCTGGGCGAGCCAGTGCTGATGGATTTTGGCATCGCCAAACTGCTGGGCAGCCCATTGGCGAACCTGGGGGAAGATGGACTGGGAACCGCCCGCTACATGTCCCCAGAACAAATCCAGGGGCAAGAAGTGGACCACCGGGCCGACATTTATGCGCTGGGCGTTATGCTTTGGGAGATGTTGACCGGGCAGCCGCCGTTTAACGGCCGTTCAACCGAAGAAATCCTTGCGAACCATCTAAACCAGCGCGTGCCGGACATTCTGGAAGGGTTGGGCGATGTCATTCCACCGGCGCTGACGGCCGTTATCAGCACCGCCCTGGCTAAAGACCCAGCCTATCGCTACCAATCGGCCGCCGACATGGCCACCACCCTACAAACGGCCACACTCTACTTGCAAGAGCTGAGCGGGCCGCTGGGGGTGCGCCATTGGCAGCATTTGTCCCGTCTGCTGCAGCAGGCGCAAACGGCCGCCGAAACAGACGACCACCTGGGCTGCCTGGAAAAACTGGATGAGCTAGAACGCACCGGGGCCGATTTTGCCCCGGAACAGGTGGCTCACCTGCGCCAGGCGGCGCAAACAAGGCTGTATGAACAGGCCGTCCACCTGTTCCAAAGCGGCCGCTTTGATGACAGCCTGACTCTGGTAGACCGGCTGGCGCAATTTTCACCCGACCTGCCCAATCTGGATCATCTGGAGACACAAATTCGCCAGGGGCAAAAAACGGCCAGTCTGCAAACAACATTAGACCAGTTGTACGATGAAGCCATCGCCTACCTGCGGCAGGGAGAATACGAAGCGGCGCTGGCAAAATGGCGCGACGTACAGGCGCAGCACGGCCGTCTGGCTTACAGCGACCGACTCCAGGTGGAGCGCCTGGCCAAAGAAGGCATTTGCGCCAGTTTGTACAGCCGGGCGTTAACGGCCGTCTCCACCAACCGCCCCGAAGAAGCCCTGCGCCTCTGGGAGGAAATTCAGGCGACCGACGCTGATTACCCAGACCTGGGGGATGTAGCAGCCCAGGCGCAGCAGCTTTTGCATCAGCGGCGGCAGCAAGTCACCTGGCAGCGCCGTCTTCTCTACGCCGTCCCGGCGCTGCTGCTCTTGGGGTTGGCGGCGTTTTGGCTGCTGCGTGGCCGGGCGGACGTGGCGGCGTCAGCGCCAATGCCAACGGCCACCCAACTGCTCGCCACCCCACAGCCCACCCAAACGGCCGTGCCCGCAGCCACACCGACCGCGCCGCCTACGGCCGTGCCGCCTACAACCATCCCTGCGGTTCTGCCACCGGCCAGCCCCACACCCACTACCGCCCCAACCACCGAAGCGACGGCCGTCCCCACCCGGCCGCCCAATATCGCCCAGGCCAACGCCGACGCTTCCATCTTTGCCAGCCCCAATACAAGCAGCCTGGAACTGGCTGTCGTGGCTGCCGGGGAACAGGTGCAGGTGCTGGGGCGTTCGGAAGTGCGCAATTGGCTGTTTGTAGACAACGGTCAGGTGGCCGGGTTCATTTTCCAACCCCTGCTGCTGTGGGATGGCGATGTGGCCGCGCTGCCGGTTTACACCTACACCGACGCCGCTCCGGCGGACGACGCCGCTCCGGCGGACGACGCCGCTCCGGCGCTGGCCTCGCCCACCCCGCCTTCAACCAGCAGCAGTGTGATCACCCCGCTGAAGATTGATTTGTGGGGATTGGCCGGCACGGCGCGATGCAGTGGTGGGCGGTGGAGCCAGAGTGTGTTTGTTCAGGGGCAAGGTGGTAACGGCCGTTACCGCTACTATTGGAATGATCAACTGCTGGCCGGCCCAACCAGCGCCAGCCACACCTTCACTGTTAACAGCGGCGGCGGTGTGGTCATCGGCGTCGGCCGCGTCGTCTCCGGCGACGGGCAAACCGCCGAACGCGAACTGTTTATTCCCATTCCCACCTGCGCCAGTGGTTCGTAA
- a CDS encoding RNA-binding transcriptional accessory protein: MISITHPEQIAQTLTLRPSQVTAVIELLDSGNTIPFISRYRKEATGSLDEEQVRAIEEQLHRLRALDERRAAIIASITEQQKMTPELRAALLAANTLTTLEDLYQPYKPKRRTRATIAREKGLEPLAALILAQPRSTKSIYELAEPFLTEAAPTIAEALAGAYDIVAETISDNAEVRQRVREKALQFGLLHSQKIEGAADEKAVYELYYDYETRVDRLRPHQILAINRGEAEKVLRVNLTITENDWLMPMRHVFRPDFRHSPLAEPLQLCMHDAAQRLLLPAIERDVRRTLTEKAEIHAIHVFAANLRGLLSQPPLGGHVVLAIDPAFRTGCKVAVIDATGKVLETTAVYPHPPQKKWDEALKTLAMLIARHAITLIAIGNGTASRETEQLAAELTRQIPGVHYLMVNEAGASVYSASKLAREEMPDLDVTLRGAVSIGRRVQDPLAELVKIDPKAIGVGMYQHDVNQTALAAALDGVVESVVNQVGVDLNTASPALLTYVSGIGPKLAEKIVAHRDKNGRFPHRQSLLKVNGLGSKAFEQSAGFLRIRDGAEPLDASAIHPESYQVAAAVLQRANLSLANSPAERETALQRLRQQPLADLAADLKTGVPTLLDIFEQLVRPGRDPREDLPQPLLRRDVLSMDDLLPGMQLSGTVRNVIDFGAFVDIGVKQDGLLHRTQIPRDETLNVGDVLEVCILKVEKDRNRISLGWPVPD; the protein is encoded by the coding sequence ATGATATCCATCACACATCCCGAACAAATCGCCCAAACCCTTACCTTACGGCCGTCACAAGTGACGGCCGTCATCGAACTCCTCGACTCTGGCAACACCATCCCGTTCATCTCCCGCTACCGCAAGGAAGCCACCGGCAGCCTGGACGAAGAACAAGTCCGGGCCATCGAGGAACAACTGCACCGCCTGCGCGCCCTGGACGAACGACGCGCGGCCATCATCGCTTCCATCACCGAACAGCAGAAGATGACGCCAGAATTACGCGCAGCGCTCCTGGCCGCCAACACCCTGACCACTCTGGAAGACCTCTACCAGCCGTACAAACCCAAACGGCGCACCCGCGCCACCATCGCCCGCGAAAAAGGGCTAGAGCCGCTGGCCGCCCTCATCCTGGCCCAACCGCGCAGCACAAAAAGCATCTACGAACTGGCCGAACCCTTCCTCACCGAAGCCGCGCCCACCATCGCCGAAGCCCTGGCCGGGGCCTATGACATCGTCGCCGAAACCATCAGCGACAACGCCGAGGTGCGCCAGCGCGTGCGCGAGAAGGCGCTGCAATTTGGGCTGCTGCACAGCCAAAAAATCGAAGGCGCGGCCGACGAGAAGGCCGTCTACGAACTCTATTACGACTACGAAACGCGGGTGGACCGGCTGCGGCCGCACCAGATTCTAGCCATCAATCGCGGTGAAGCGGAAAAAGTGCTGCGCGTCAACCTGACCATCACCGAGAATGATTGGTTGATGCCGATGCGCCATGTTTTTCGGCCCGATTTTCGCCATTCGCCGCTGGCCGAGCCGCTGCAACTGTGTATGCACGACGCCGCCCAACGCCTGCTGCTGCCGGCCATCGAGCGCGACGTTCGCCGCACACTGACAGAAAAAGCGGAAATCCACGCCATCCATGTCTTTGCCGCCAATTTGCGTGGGCTGCTCAGCCAGCCACCGCTTGGCGGCCATGTGGTCCTGGCGATTGACCCCGCTTTTCGCACGGGCTGCAAAGTGGCCGTGATTGATGCGACGGGCAAGGTGTTGGAGACAACGGCCGTTTACCCCCACCCGCCGCAAAAAAAATGGGACGAAGCGCTCAAAACCCTGGCCATGCTGATTGCCCGACACGCCATCACGCTGATCGCCATTGGCAACGGCACCGCCTCGCGGGAGACAGAGCAGTTGGCTGCCGAACTGACGCGGCAGATACCAGGCGTGCATTACCTGATGGTCAACGAAGCCGGCGCCAGCGTTTACAGCGCCAGCAAGCTGGCCCGCGAAGAAATGCCCGACCTGGACGTCACGCTGCGCGGCGCGGTATCCATCGGCCGCCGGGTGCAAGACCCACTGGCCGAACTGGTGAAAATTGACCCCAAGGCCATCGGCGTGGGCATGTACCAGCACGATGTCAACCAAACGGCGCTGGCGGCCGCGCTGGATGGGGTGGTGGAGTCGGTGGTAAATCAGGTGGGGGTGGACCTGAACACCGCTTCGCCGGCGCTGCTGACATATGTGTCGGGCATTGGGCCGAAGTTGGCCGAGAAAATTGTGGCGCATCGGGACAAAAACGGCCGTTTCCCCCACCGCCAATCTCTGCTCAAAGTGAACGGACTGGGCAGCAAAGCGTTTGAGCAGTCGGCCGGGTTTTTACGCATCCGCGATGGCGCCGAGCCGCTGGACGCCAGCGCCATTCATCCAGAGAGTTATCAGGTGGCAGCGGCCGTTTTGCAGCGCGCCAACCTGTCACTCGCCAATTCCCCGGCCGAGCGCGAGACAGCGCTGCAGCGGCTGCGTCAGCAGCCGTTGGCGGACTTGGCCGCCGATCTCAAAACCGGCGTACCCACCCTGCTGGACATCTTTGAACAATTGGTTCGCCCCGGCCGCGACCCCCGCGAAGATTTGCCCCAACCCCTGCTGCGCCGCGACGTGTTGAGCATGGATGATTTGCTGCCGGGAATGCAGTTGAGCGGCACAGTGCGCAATGTGATTGATTTTGGCGCGTTTGTAGACATTGGCGTCAAACAAGATGGCCTGCTGCACCGCACGCAAATTCCCCGCGACGAAACGCTGAACGTGGGCGACGTACTGGAAGTATGTATCTTGAAAGTGGAAAAGGATCGCAATCGGATCAGCCTGGGCTGGCCTGTCCCCGACTAG
- the metW gene encoding methionine biosynthesis protein MetW — translation MANPPPLRPDLRVIADLIPSGARVLDLGCGNGELLDFLVHQRQARGRGIELSELGVLACVRRGLTVRQGNLEEGLADYPDDSFDYVILSQTLPYLDNPAMIVREMLRVGRKGVVSFPNWGYWRCRLALLLNGRIPPAPDLPQSWYEPPRWQAMTVADFARLCRELNVDFLDEVYLASAQRGPRTWFKNLLATTAVYVLAGHGKAA, via the coding sequence GTGGCTAACCCGCCGCCGCTCCGTCCCGACCTGCGGGTCATCGCCGACCTCATCCCGTCGGGGGCGCGGGTGTTGGACCTGGGCTGTGGCAATGGCGAACTGCTGGACTTTCTGGTACACCAGCGGCAGGCGCGGGGACGGGGCATCGAGCTGAGCGAATTGGGCGTGTTGGCCTGTGTGCGGCGCGGCCTGACGGTGCGCCAGGGCAATCTAGAAGAGGGGCTGGCCGATTATCCCGACGATAGTTTTGATTATGTCATTCTCAGCCAAACCTTACCGTATCTGGATAACCCGGCGATGATTGTGCGCGAGATGCTGCGTGTGGGGCGCAAAGGGGTGGTCAGCTTCCCCAATTGGGGCTATTGGCGCTGCCGGTTGGCGCTGCTGCTGAACGGCCGTATCCCCCCGGCCCCCGACTTGCCCCAATCCTGGTACGAACCACCACGCTGGCAGGCCATGACCGTGGCCGATTTTGCGCGCCTGTGCCGAGAACTCAATGTAGATTTTTTGGACGAGGTTTACCTGGCCAGCGCACAGCGCGGTCCGCGAACCTGGTTTAAGAATTTGTTGGCGACAACGGCCGTTTATGTCCTGGCGGGGCATGGGAAGGCGGCCTAG
- a CDS encoding homoserine O-acetyltransferase, with the protein MTPTSSVGLVHTQHLTFAERSPFQLESGAALSPVTLAYETYGALNADRSNAILICHALSGSAHAAGYHTPEDQSPGWWDDCIGPGKAFDTNRYFVVCSNVLGSCYGSSGPTATNPATGRPYGLQFPVVTVGDMVRAQVRLIDYLGIVQLFCVAGGSMGGMQVLEWAARHPHRLKAAIPLATTGRHSPMLIALGEVGRQAIYADPNWQNGAYYDKPHKPDAGLAVARMVGHITYLSDESMNLKFGRRLQNREKFGYEFQTEFQVESYLKYNGNNFTRRFDANSYLYVTKAMDYFDLTEPTGTLAGSFVHSAEVKYLVVSFTSDWLYPTYHSKELVTALTAVNADVTFLDIESTWGHDAFLLEVDTMTELLGSFLDRLWAEAAIGG; encoded by the coding sequence ATGACCCCAACATCTTCCGTCGGCCTTGTCCACACTCAGCACCTCACCTTTGCGGAGAGGTCGCCGTTTCAGTTGGAGAGCGGCGCTGCGCTCAGCCCGGTGACGCTGGCTTATGAGACGTATGGCGCTCTAAACGCCGACCGCAGCAACGCCATTCTCATTTGCCATGCTCTCAGCGGCAGCGCCCACGCCGCCGGCTACCATACACCTGAAGATCAAAGCCCTGGCTGGTGGGACGACTGCATTGGCCCTGGCAAAGCGTTTGATACCAACCGCTATTTTGTCGTGTGCAGCAATGTCCTGGGCAGCTGCTACGGCTCCAGCGGCCCTACGGCGACCAATCCGGCGACTGGACGGCCGTATGGCCTGCAATTCCCCGTCGTCACCGTTGGTGACATGGTGCGGGCACAGGTTCGGCTGATTGATTACCTGGGAATCGTGCAGTTGTTTTGTGTCGCCGGCGGTTCCATGGGCGGGATGCAGGTGTTGGAGTGGGCGGCGCGCCATCCTCATCGGCTAAAGGCAGCCATTCCTCTGGCGACCACCGGGCGGCACAGCCCGATGCTCATCGCCCTCGGCGAAGTGGGGCGGCAGGCCATCTACGCCGATCCCAACTGGCAAAACGGAGCCTACTACGACAAGCCCCACAAACCAGACGCCGGTCTGGCGGTGGCGCGCATGGTCGGCCACATCACCTATCTCAGCGATGAGAGCATGAATCTAAAATTCGGCCGTCGGCTGCAAAACCGGGAAAAGTTTGGTTATGAATTTCAGACGGAATTCCAGGTGGAAAGTTACCTGAAATACAATGGCAACAACTTTACCCGCCGTTTCGATGCCAACAGCTACCTATACGTCACCAAAGCGATGGATTATTTTGACCTGACCGAGCCGACGGGCACGCTGGCCGGTTCTTTTGTTCATTCGGCCGAAGTGAAATATCTGGTGGTTAGCTTTACCAGCGATTGGCTCTATCCCACTTATCACAGTAAAGAGTTGGTGACGGCGTTAACGGCCGTTAACGCCGACGTTACCTTTTTAGACATTGAATCCACCTGGGGCCACGACGCTTTTCTATTGGAGGTAGACACCATGACCGAACTCTTAGGCAGCTTTTTGGACCGGTTATGGGCTGAGGCGGCGATAGGTGGCTAA
- a CDS encoding O-acetylhomoserine aminocarboxypropyltransferase/cysteine synthase gives MTDQPRKLGFTTRQLHAGQQPDPTTGSRAVPIYQTTSYQFRSTEHAANLFALKEFGNIYTRIMNPTTDVLEQRLADLEGGVGALAASSGHAAQTMAILTICGAGDHLVSSSRLYGGTYNQFNYTFPRLGIDVTFVNPEDPSAFEAAIQDNTKIIYGESLGNPDIAVFPFEEVAAIAQKYHIPLVIDNTFPTPYLFRPFEWGANIITHSTTKFIGGHGTTIGGAIVDGGNFDWTSGRFPNFTTPDPSYHGLVYADLGAPAFILKARVQILRDIGASQAPFNSWQTIQGLETLSLRIDRHVSNAQRVAEFLEAHPLVAWVSYPGLPSHPHYERAKRLLPKGSGAILGFGIQGGRAAGERFINNLQLFSHLANVGDAKSLAIHPASTTHSQLTEAELKTAGVTPDFIRLSVGIEDIEDILWDLDQALSAA, from the coding sequence ATGACCGATCAGCCCCGCAAATTAGGTTTTACCACCCGTCAACTGCACGCCGGGCAGCAGCCGGACCCGACCACCGGCAGCCGCGCCGTGCCGATTTATCAGACCACCAGTTACCAGTTCAGGAGTACGGAACATGCGGCCAATCTCTTTGCCTTGAAAGAATTTGGCAACATTTACACCCGTATCATGAATCCTACCACGGACGTGCTGGAGCAGCGCCTGGCCGATCTGGAAGGAGGCGTGGGTGCGCTGGCCGCCAGCAGCGGCCACGCAGCGCAAACGATGGCGATTTTGACTATCTGCGGCGCAGGCGACCATTTAGTCAGCAGCAGCCGATTGTATGGCGGCACGTACAACCAGTTTAACTATACCTTTCCCCGCCTGGGTATTGACGTGACGTTTGTGAACCCGGAAGACCCGTCGGCGTTTGAGGCGGCCATTCAGGACAATACCAAAATTATCTATGGGGAGTCGTTGGGCAATCCAGACATTGCTGTTTTTCCCTTTGAGGAAGTTGCGGCGATTGCCCAAAAGTATCACATTCCCCTGGTGATTGATAACACGTTCCCTACGCCGTATCTTTTCCGGCCGTTTGAATGGGGCGCCAACATTATCACCCACTCGACCACCAAGTTTATCGGTGGGCATGGCACGACGATTGGCGGGGCGATTGTGGATGGGGGGAATTTTGATTGGACAAGCGGCCGTTTCCCCAATTTCACCACGCCTGACCCCAGCTATCATGGTTTGGTCTACGCGGATTTGGGTGCGCCGGCCTTTATTTTGAAGGCTCGCGTCCAGATTTTGCGCGACATTGGCGCGTCGCAGGCGCCCTTTAACAGTTGGCAAACCATTCAGGGGTTAGAGACCCTGAGTTTGCGGATTGACCGCCATGTTAGCAATGCGCAGCGGGTGGCCGAGTTCCTGGAAGCGCATCCTTTGGTTGCCTGGGTCTCTTATCCCGGTCTGCCCAGCCATCCCCATTATGAACGCGCCAAACGGCTGCTGCCTAAAGGCAGCGGGGCCATCCTGGGTTTTGGCATTCAGGGCGGCCGCGCCGCCGGTGAACGGTTTATCAATAACTTGCAGTTGTTCAGCCACCTGGCGAATGTCGGCGATGCGAAATCGTTGGCGATTCATCCCGCCTCCACGACCCACAGCCAACTTACGGAAGCCGAATTGAAGACGGCCGGTGTCACCCCGGACTTTATTCGCCTGAGCGTAGGTATCGAAGATATTGAAGACATCTTGTGGGATTTGGACCAGGCATTAAGCGCCGCCTAA
- a CDS encoding serine protease — protein sequence MSLKQLLKVSLFGLFFWLVACGGKEISFSTANIANARLTKDESGAQSTTTYAPDDTFWLIVDLANAPDDTKVKASWTAVAVTGADPNTILDDVELTNGSGVLTFDLTNNGPWPAGDYQVELFLNGESARVLPFRVSGGLAQDTRTETVVAEATAETAVASGAISSLEQAKSGVIQIQAEGTFVDPEVGTLYNAAGRGSGFIIDPSGIAVTNNHVVTGAALLKVWVGGESQPRNARILGVSECADLAVIDIDGDGYPYFEWYDGPVGVGLDVYAAGFPLGDPEYTLTRGIVSKARTSGETNWASVDDVIEHDATINPGNSGGPLLTPDGKIVAVNYAGSDTTNQYFAIAQAQALPVIDQLRQGNDYLSIGVNGTAVNDGQNISGIWVSSVKSGSPADEVGVKGGDIITSLENLILALDGTMADYCDILRTHGPNDKLAVEVLRFSSEEVLAGQLNGRVLEQSFSFAQTLQNEASNNDSASTGSSATTYTDYVAVTDDSGLMTLEIPSTWGEVDGSPWELSGEVIGLSVTAAPSLDKFLNSWTTPGVFFGATDQFDVSVDELLDAFEFSSDCDSGGPRSDYDDSVYTGKYDLWLNCGGTETLLVVMAAEPADRSYLALIMVQVVSDADLDALDRILNTFIVNNG from the coding sequence ATGAGTCTTAAACAATTACTCAAGGTGTCTTTGTTTGGTTTGTTTTTTTGGTTGGTGGCTTGTGGTGGGAAGGAAATTAGCTTTAGCACGGCCAACATCGCCAATGCCCGACTGACCAAAGATGAGAGCGGCGCGCAATCTACCACGACCTATGCCCCCGATGATACGTTTTGGCTGATTGTGGACCTGGCGAACGCGCCCGATGATACCAAAGTGAAGGCATCGTGGACGGCCGTTGCCGTTACCGGCGCGGATCCCAACACCATTCTCGACGATGTAGAATTGACCAATGGCAGCGGCGTGTTGACCTTTGACCTGACCAACAATGGCCCCTGGCCGGCCGGCGATTACCAGGTGGAACTATTCCTGAATGGGGAATCGGCGCGTGTTTTGCCTTTCCGGGTGTCGGGTGGCTTGGCCCAGGACACCAGGACGGAAACAGTTGTCGCCGAGGCGACGGCGGAAACGGCCGTTGCCAGCGGCGCCATCTCCAGTCTGGAACAGGCCAAATCAGGTGTCATTCAGATTCAAGCCGAAGGGACTTTTGTTGATCCCGAAGTGGGGACTCTCTACAACGCCGCCGGGCGCGGGTCTGGCTTTATTATTGACCCCAGCGGGATTGCCGTTACCAACAATCACGTCGTTACCGGCGCTGCTTTGCTCAAGGTGTGGGTCGGCGGCGAATCGCAGCCGCGCAACGCCCGCATTTTGGGCGTCTCTGAATGCGCCGACCTGGCGGTGATAGATATTGACGGCGATGGCTACCCCTATTTTGAATGGTACGATGGCCCGGTGGGTGTGGGTCTGGATGTGTACGCGGCCGGTTTCCCGCTGGGCGACCCGGAATACACACTGACGCGGGGCATTGTTTCCAAAGCGCGTACTTCTGGCGAGACCAATTGGGCTTCGGTGGATGACGTGATCGAACATGACGCCACCATCAACCCTGGCAACTCTGGCGGCCCGCTGTTGACGCCCGATGGCAAAATTGTGGCTGTCAATTACGCCGGATCAGACACCACCAACCAATATTTCGCCATTGCTCAGGCGCAGGCGCTGCCGGTGATCGATCAGCTTCGTCAGGGAAATGATTATTTGTCTATTGGGGTGAATGGCACGGCCGTTAACGATGGACAAAACATCTCCGGCATCTGGGTTTCCTCCGTCAAATCTGGTTCGCCAGCCGATGAAGTGGGCGTCAAAGGTGGCGACATCATCACCAGCCTGGAAAACCTGATCCTGGCCCTGGACGGCACAATGGCCGATTACTGCGACATTTTGCGCACGCATGGCCCCAACGACAAATTGGCGGTGGAAGTCCTGCGCTTTAGCAGCGAAGAGGTGTTGGCCGGGCAGTTGAACGGCCGTGTCCTGGAACAATCCTTCTCCTTTGCCCAAACGCTGCAAAACGAAGCCAGCAACAACGACAGCGCCAGCACCGGCAGCAGCGCCACGACATACACCGATTACGTCGCCGTCACCGATGACTCTGGCCTGATGACGCTGGAAATCCCCTCAACCTGGGGCGAAGTAGATGGCAGTCCCTGGGAACTAAGTGGTGAAGTCATTGGCCTTTCGGTAACGGCCGCGCCAAGCCTGGATAAATTCTTGAACTCCTGGACCACGCCCGGCGTTTTCTTTGGGGCCACCGACCAGTTTGATGTTTCTGTGGACGAACTGTTGGATGCCTTTGAGTTTAGCTCCGACTGCGACAGCGGAGGCCCACGCAGTGATTATGATGACTCCGTTTACACCGGCAAATATGATCTCTGGCTGAACTGTGGCGGCACAGAAACCCTGCTGGTCGTCATGGCCGCTGAACCAGCCGACCGCAGCTACCTGGCGCTCATCATGGTTCAGGTTGTCAGCGACGCCGACCTGGATGCGTTGGACCGTATTCTCAATACGTTTATCGTCAACAACGGCTAG